The Amycolatopsis sp. DG1A-15b genome window below encodes:
- a CDS encoding bifunctional FO biosynthesis protein CofGH, whose protein sequence is MGPEPDATTPTASAMRRALARARDGKTLDVAEASVLLHARGDDLTQLSEYASRIRDAGLAEAGRAGVITYSKKVFIPLTRLCRDRCGYCTFVTVPGRLESPFLSPDEVLDIARKGAEMGCKEALFTLGDRPEDRWKAARDWLDAHGYDDTLSYVRAMAIRVLEETGLLPHLNPGVLTWQDFQRLKPVAPSMGMMLETTATRLWSEKGGPHYGSPDKEPAVRLRVLEDAGRSSVPFTTGVLIGIGETFEERADALFEIRKVAKTYGGIQEVIVQNFRAKPDTKMRATPDADLEELAANIAVARLVLGPKMRIQAPPNLIGNQYDLMIRAGIDDWGGVSPLTPDHVNPERAWPQIDELARRTEKAGFELKERLTIYPEYVKAGEPWLDPRITRHVAALVDYETGMAREGAMPVGIPWQEPDGGWQESGRTDLHTEIDTTGRTEDRRSDFDSVYGDWKEIGDRIKTGPQKFDSTVLEALRSAEKDPAGLSDDAALALLSAEGKELDAFTKLADDLRRETVGDDVTFVVTRNINFTNVCYTGCRFCAFAQRRTDADAYTLSLEQVGDRVDEAWAAGATEICMQGGIHPDLPGTAYFDLAAEVKRRQPEIHLHSYSPMEVVNGASRSNLSLKDWLIKAKEAGVDSLPGTAAEILDDDVRWVLTKGKLPTSEWIKVVTTAHEVGLPTTSTMMYGHVDTPAHWVAHLKLLARLQREGLEKHGRRGFSEFVLLPFIHQSSPIYLAGLARPGATQNENRAVHALARLLLHGMIDNIQSSWVKLGTEGSRAVLQGGVNDIGGTLMEETISRMAGASNGSYKTISDMRAMVEPLGRPLVQRTTGYGRPSAERLAAAEASDGVATQVRKPLLPLLTP, encoded by the coding sequence ATGGGACCCGAACCCGACGCGACCACCCCGACCGCCTCCGCGATGCGCCGCGCGCTCGCCCGGGCGCGTGACGGGAAGACACTCGACGTAGCCGAAGCGAGCGTCCTGCTGCACGCCCGCGGTGACGACCTCACCCAGCTGTCCGAGTACGCCTCGCGCATCCGCGACGCGGGCCTGGCCGAGGCCGGGCGCGCCGGCGTCATCACCTACAGCAAGAAGGTGTTCATCCCGCTGACCCGGCTGTGCCGCGACCGCTGCGGCTACTGCACGTTCGTCACCGTGCCCGGCCGGCTCGAATCGCCGTTCCTGTCCCCCGACGAGGTCCTCGACATCGCCCGCAAGGGTGCCGAGATGGGCTGCAAGGAAGCCCTCTTCACGCTCGGCGACCGGCCCGAGGACCGGTGGAAGGCCGCCCGCGACTGGCTGGACGCGCACGGCTACGACGACACGCTCTCCTACGTCCGCGCGATGGCGATCCGGGTGCTGGAGGAGACCGGCCTGCTGCCGCACCTCAACCCGGGCGTGCTGACCTGGCAGGACTTCCAGCGGCTCAAGCCGGTCGCGCCGTCGATGGGCATGATGCTGGAGACGACCGCGACCCGGCTGTGGAGCGAGAAGGGCGGCCCGCACTACGGCTCGCCGGACAAGGAGCCCGCGGTCCGGCTGCGCGTGCTCGAAGACGCCGGGCGCAGCAGCGTCCCGTTCACCACCGGCGTCCTCATCGGCATCGGCGAGACGTTCGAGGAGCGCGCGGACGCGCTGTTCGAGATCCGCAAGGTCGCCAAGACCTACGGCGGCATCCAGGAAGTCATCGTGCAGAACTTCCGGGCCAAGCCGGACACGAAGATGCGCGCGACGCCGGACGCCGACCTCGAAGAACTCGCCGCGAACATCGCCGTGGCGCGGCTGGTGCTCGGCCCGAAGATGCGCATCCAGGCGCCGCCGAACCTGATCGGCAACCAGTACGACCTGATGATCCGCGCGGGCATCGACGACTGGGGCGGCGTCTCGCCGCTGACCCCGGACCACGTCAACCCGGAACGCGCGTGGCCGCAGATCGACGAGCTCGCCCGGCGCACCGAGAAGGCCGGCTTCGAGCTCAAGGAACGGCTCACCATCTACCCGGAGTACGTCAAGGCCGGCGAGCCTTGGCTGGACCCGCGGATCACGCGGCACGTCGCCGCGCTCGTCGACTACGAGACCGGGATGGCCCGCGAGGGCGCGATGCCGGTCGGCATCCCGTGGCAGGAGCCGGACGGCGGCTGGCAGGAGTCCGGGCGCACCGACCTGCACACCGAGATCGACACCACCGGCCGCACCGAAGACCGCCGCAGTGACTTCGACTCGGTCTACGGGGACTGGAAGGAGATCGGCGACCGGATCAAGACCGGGCCGCAGAAGTTCGACTCCACCGTCCTGGAAGCCTTGCGCAGCGCGGAAAAGGACCCCGCCGGGCTGTCCGACGACGCGGCGCTCGCGCTGCTGTCGGCCGAGGGCAAGGAGCTGGACGCCTTCACGAAGCTCGCCGACGACCTGCGGCGGGAGACGGTCGGGGACGACGTCACGTTCGTCGTCACGCGGAACATCAACTTCACGAACGTCTGCTACACGGGTTGCCGCTTCTGCGCCTTCGCGCAGCGTCGCACCGACGCCGACGCGTACACGCTCTCGCTGGAGCAGGTCGGCGACCGCGTCGACGAGGCGTGGGCCGCCGGTGCCACCGAGATCTGCATGCAGGGCGGCATCCACCCGGACCTGCCGGGCACCGCGTACTTCGACCTCGCGGCCGAGGTCAAGCGCCGTCAGCCGGAGATCCACCTGCACTCCTACAGCCCGATGGAGGTCGTGAACGGCGCTTCGCGGAGCAACCTGTCGCTGAAGGACTGGCTCATCAAGGCCAAGGAAGCCGGCGTCGACTCGCTGCCGGGCACGGCCGCGGAGATCCTCGACGACGACGTCCGCTGGGTGCTCACCAAGGGCAAGCTGCCGACGTCGGAGTGGATCAAGGTCGTCACGACCGCGCACGAGGTCGGGCTGCCGACAACGTCCACGATGATGTACGGCCACGTCGACACCCCCGCGCACTGGGTCGCGCACCTGAAGCTGCTCGCGCGGCTGCAGCGCGAAGGCCTGGAGAAGCACGGGCGGCGCGGGTTCAGCGAGTTCGTGCTGCTGCCGTTCATCCACCAGAGCTCGCCGATCTACCTCGCCGGCCTGGCCCGCCCGGGCGCGACGCAGAACGAGAACCGGGCGGTGCACGCGCTGGCCCGGCTGCTGCTGCACGGGATGATCGACAACATCCAGAGCTCCTGGGTGAAGCTCGGCACCGAGGGCAGCCGCGCGGTGCTGCAGGGCGGCGTCAACGACATCGGCGGCACGCTGATGGAGGAGACGATCAGCCGGATGGCCGGCGCGTCGAACGGGTCGTACAAGACGATCAGCGACATGCGGGCGATGGTCGAGCCGCTGGGCCGGCCGCTGGTGCAGCGCACGACGGGCTACGGACGGCCCTCGGCCGAGCGGCTCGCCGCGGCGGAGGCTTCGGACGGCGTCGCGACGCAGGTGCGCAAGCCGCTCCTGCCGCTGCTGACTCCGTGA
- a CDS encoding DUF4232 domain-containing protein: MGVYRFAPLLVVALLAGCSTPPPPAPVPTTAPSPTYAPPPSSGLSLSVGQVEAGLGHRASVLTLTNRDAAPRKVTGYPDLKILAGDGAPLDVQILHETSYFAPDPGPQDLTLQPGEKALSVLAWSATVTSGDKHTGAAISVVPLPGEPAQKQPLETDLGTTDTVKLSAWASRIGN; the protein is encoded by the coding sequence ATGGGGGTTTATCGTTTCGCACCACTTCTCGTCGTCGCGCTTCTCGCGGGTTGCAGCACTCCGCCGCCGCCCGCGCCGGTGCCCACGACGGCACCGAGCCCGACGTACGCGCCACCGCCGTCGAGCGGGCTGTCCCTTTCGGTCGGTCAGGTCGAAGCCGGGCTCGGGCACCGCGCCAGCGTCCTGACCCTGACCAACCGGGACGCCGCGCCGCGCAAGGTCACCGGCTACCCGGACCTGAAGATCCTGGCGGGCGACGGTGCGCCGCTCGACGTCCAGATCCTGCACGAAACTTCCTACTTCGCGCCCGATCCGGGTCCGCAGGACCTCACGCTCCAGCCGGGCGAAAAGGCGCTGTCGGTGCTCGCCTGGTCGGCGACCGTCACCAGCGGCGACAAGCACACCGGCGCCGCGATCTCGGTGGTCCCGCTTCCGGGCGAACCCGCGCAGAAGCAGCCCCTGGAGACCGACCTCGGCACCACCGACACGGTCAAGCTCAGCGCGTGGGCCAGCCGGATCGGCAATTGA
- a CDS encoding arpA protein, producing the protein MSTSVAPLEMVDTDRYPLTDPDRPAWRETVGRTRAELAGAGCSVLADFIRPELHDVLREECAALEPHAYTKIEKVNAYNTAIGEPLPEGHPGRTIMERGNAFVARDHIPASSIIGRLYTSPLFRRFVADCFGLPELHELADPLSGLTLNVIAPGRAHPWHFDTNTHTVSMLTQAAADGGTFEYCPNIRSAADENFAAVRSVLAGDTRLVRRLDLRPGDLQLFKGRFALHRVSTVEGAIARHSAIFAYSERPGVIGSAERTRQLFGRVLPAHLAERAIRGDELLD; encoded by the coding sequence ATGAGCACCTCGGTAGCGCCACTGGAAATGGTCGACACCGACCGCTACCCGCTCACCGATCCGGATCGTCCCGCCTGGCGGGAGACGGTCGGCCGCACCCGCGCCGAGCTGGCCGGGGCCGGCTGCAGCGTGCTCGCCGACTTCATCCGCCCCGAGCTGCACGACGTGCTGCGCGAAGAGTGCGCGGCGCTCGAACCGCACGCCTACACGAAGATCGAAAAGGTCAACGCCTACAACACCGCGATCGGCGAGCCGCTGCCCGAAGGCCACCCCGGCCGGACGATCATGGAACGCGGCAACGCTTTCGTCGCGCGCGACCACATCCCGGCGTCGTCGATCATCGGCCGGCTCTACACCAGCCCGCTGTTCCGGCGGTTCGTCGCGGACTGCTTCGGGCTGCCGGAGCTGCACGAACTCGCCGACCCGCTGTCCGGGCTGACGCTCAACGTGATCGCGCCCGGCCGCGCGCACCCGTGGCACTTCGACACGAACACCCACACCGTCAGCATGCTGACGCAGGCCGCGGCCGACGGCGGCACGTTCGAGTACTGCCCGAACATCCGGTCCGCCGCGGACGAGAACTTCGCCGCCGTGCGCTCGGTGCTGGCCGGCGACACCCGGCTGGTCCGGCGCCTGGACCTGCGGCCCGGTGATCTCCAGCTGTTCAAAGGACGCTTCGCGCTGCACCGGGTCAGTACCGTGGAGGGCGCGATCGCGCGGCACTCCGCGATCTTCGCCTACAGCGAGCGTCCTGGCGTGATCGGCAGCGCGGAGCGGACCCGCCAGCTGTTCGGCCGCGTCCTGCCCGCCCACCTCGCGGAGCGCGCCATCCGCGGCGACGAGCTGCTCGACTAG
- a CDS encoding class I SAM-dependent methyltransferase — translation MPFDSTGKISFDHIYTAPDPRPFFGTLKRVGYHIPQLAKPYFARLIAEHPAERPTVLDVGCSYGVNAALQRCEATMDDLYAHYTDPAVRALDHAALVEADRARVRSGNPRFYGLDSSAPALEYALSAGFLDEAIHADLERDDPDGTQQKLLDDVDLVISTGCVGYVTEKTLNRVARGARPWMAHFVLRMFSYEPIAESLAELGYETTSVEGVFRQRQFASAEEQTQILDTLSAAGVDPTGLESDGWLYAQLYVSRPAGFPEL, via the coding sequence GTGCCTTTCGACTCGACCGGCAAGATCTCGTTCGACCACATCTACACCGCGCCCGACCCGCGTCCGTTCTTCGGCACGCTGAAGCGCGTCGGCTACCACATCCCGCAGCTGGCGAAGCCGTACTTCGCGCGGCTGATCGCCGAGCACCCCGCCGAGCGGCCGACCGTGCTCGACGTCGGCTGCTCGTACGGCGTCAACGCGGCCTTGCAGCGCTGCGAAGCGACGATGGACGACCTCTATGCCCACTACACGGATCCGGCCGTGCGCGCGCTGGACCACGCGGCGCTAGTCGAGGCGGACCGGGCGCGCGTCCGAAGTGGCAACCCGCGGTTTTACGGCCTCGACAGCTCGGCCCCGGCGCTCGAGTACGCGCTTTCCGCCGGGTTCCTCGACGAAGCGATCCACGCCGACCTCGAACGCGACGACCCGGACGGCACCCAGCAGAAGCTGCTGGACGACGTCGACCTCGTGATCTCTACCGGCTGCGTCGGGTACGTCACCGAGAAGACCCTCAACCGGGTCGCCCGCGGCGCGCGGCCGTGGATGGCGCACTTCGTGCTGCGGATGTTCTCCTACGAGCCGATTGCCGAGAGCCTGGCCGAGCTGGGGTACGAGACGACGAGCGTCGAAGGTGTCTTCCGGCAGCGGCAGTTCGCCTCCGCCGAGGAACAGACGCAGATCCTGGACACGTTGAGCGCGGCCGGGGTCGACCCCACCGGGCTGGAGTCCGACGGGTGGCTCTACGCGCAGCTGTATGTATCCCGTCCTGCAGGCTTCCCCGAACTGTGA
- a CDS encoding choline/carnitine O-acyltransferase, which produces MTVSSPEWSTRTFGNEDRLPRVPVPTLEDSGRRFLEWCAPLLTPEELAETEAAVAAFLAGPGPELQARLEEYDRSPGVRSWLDTFWPYRYLGRRDRIALNANFFFLFQDSPLGQVERAAELTASAVDYKLKLDRELVPPVLLRGTPQSMVQHKYLFSATRIPGEVLDTARTRYPSPERHIVVFSKGTPFRMDVLAEDGRPHSPAQLADGLRAILKDDHVTDVPAGPLTTKARAEWAASRASLLEAGNAAALETIETALFCLCLDDFTPADALEAADRLLYGDNRWYDKAVSLIVFEDGTAGINVEHCELDGTTILGFTDALLSGSREEREPADGVPGHEVVEFTLTDALREDARAAREAFKAYADATATATVSFDFGANRAKELGMSPDAFAQMAYQLAHRRAKGLTGATYESIATRQFQNGRTEAMRVVTPEVVRFADVLTSDASAEEKREAFRAAAAKHVARAKECQAGDAPEQHLWELQLIGKRRGDTETPALYTSPGWLKMRDDYLSTSSAPSVNIRYFGFGSTSPQCIGIAYVLLPDRWNIYLSTPKHVSAEMDRFARELTHAVDELQGLLA; this is translated from the coding sequence ATGACCGTGAGCAGTCCGGAATGGTCCACCCGCACGTTCGGCAACGAGGACCGGCTCCCCCGCGTCCCCGTCCCCACCTTGGAGGACAGCGGCCGCCGCTTCCTCGAGTGGTGTGCTCCGCTGCTGACACCGGAGGAGCTGGCCGAGACCGAAGCCGCGGTCGCGGCGTTCCTGGCGGGGCCCGGGCCGGAGCTGCAGGCCCGGCTCGAGGAGTACGACCGCTCGCCGGGCGTGCGCAGCTGGCTCGACACGTTCTGGCCGTATCGCTACCTCGGCCGCCGCGACCGGATCGCGCTCAACGCCAACTTCTTCTTCCTGTTCCAGGACTCCCCGCTCGGCCAGGTGGAGCGCGCGGCCGAGCTGACCGCGTCCGCCGTGGACTACAAGCTGAAGCTGGACCGGGAACTCGTGCCGCCGGTGCTCCTGCGCGGCACGCCGCAGTCGATGGTGCAGCACAAGTACCTGTTCTCGGCGACGCGGATCCCGGGCGAGGTGCTCGACACCGCGCGCACGCGGTACCCGTCGCCCGAGCGGCACATCGTCGTGTTCTCGAAGGGCACGCCGTTCCGGATGGACGTCCTCGCCGAAGACGGCCGCCCCCACTCGCCGGCGCAGCTGGCCGACGGGCTGCGCGCGATCCTCAAGGACGACCACGTCACCGACGTCCCGGCCGGGCCCCTCACGACGAAGGCACGCGCGGAGTGGGCCGCTTCGCGGGCCTCGCTGCTCGAAGCGGGCAACGCCGCCGCCTTGGAGACCATCGAGACCGCGTTGTTCTGCCTGTGCCTGGACGACTTCACGCCGGCGGACGCACTGGAAGCGGCCGACCGGCTGCTGTACGGCGACAACCGCTGGTACGACAAGGCCGTGTCGCTCATCGTGTTCGAGGACGGCACCGCGGGGATCAACGTCGAGCACTGCGAACTCGACGGCACGACGATCCTCGGCTTCACCGACGCGCTGTTGAGCGGTTCGCGCGAGGAGCGCGAACCGGCTGACGGGGTCCCCGGCCACGAGGTCGTCGAGTTCACGCTGACCGACGCCCTCCGCGAAGACGCGCGCGCCGCCCGAGAAGCCTTCAAGGCCTACGCGGACGCGACGGCGACGGCGACCGTGTCGTTCGACTTCGGGGCGAACCGGGCCAAGGAGCTGGGGATGTCGCCGGACGCCTTCGCCCAGATGGCGTACCAGCTGGCCCACCGCCGCGCGAAGGGCCTGACCGGCGCGACGTACGAATCGATCGCGACCCGGCAGTTCCAGAACGGCCGGACCGAGGCCATGCGGGTCGTGACACCGGAAGTCGTGCGCTTCGCCGATGTCCTGACCTCCGACGCCTCCGCGGAAGAGAAGCGCGAAGCGTTCCGGGCCGCGGCGGCGAAGCACGTTGCCCGCGCGAAGGAGTGCCAGGCCGGGGACGCACCGGAGCAGCACCTGTGGGAGCTGCAGCTGATCGGGAAACGGCGTGGGGACACCGAAACCCCGGCGCTGTACACCTCGCCGGGCTGGCTGAAGATGCGCGACGACTACCTGAGCACCAGCTCGGCGCCGTCGGTCAACATCCGGTACTTCGGCTTCGGCTCGACCAGCCCGCAGTGCATCGGCATCGCCTACGTGCTGCTGCCGGACCGCTGGAACATCTACCTGAGCACGCCGAAGCACGTCTCGGCGGAGATGGACCGCTTCGCCCGCGAACTGACCCACGCGGTGGACGAACTGCAGGGACTACTGGCCTGA
- a CDS encoding glycosyltransferase, which produces MFAGIAVALLSVMLVIAGLASSQVSNDAKAHDPVGTASVPTAVINGGAVVDATRSPVASRAPAAKTIALTFDDGPDPTWTPQILSILRKHQVPATFFVVGSMASRHPELLRRIHDSGSEIGLHTFTHPDLVDVSPWRMDRELDQTEMVLVGSTGLTTNLFRPPYSSGVSAVDDLGYRTVQSAAARGYLSVFTDTDSDDWARPGVSAIVHNATPPSDAGSIVLMHDAGGDRSETVAALDQLIPRLQEQGYHFTTVTASVGMAPANQPATARDRVTGEVLLGAIGVSLAVVAWLQWILLGVGVLVIVRLLLMLFYAGRHARQRRHPRWSWGPPVTEPVSVVVPAYNESANIEVALRSILASDHPVEVVVVDDGSTDGTADLVEALELPGVRVLRQRNQGKAAALNAGVAQARHDLIVMVDGDTVVEPATIRRLVQPFARPGIGAVSGNVKIVNRDTFLTRLQHIEYVIGFSVDRRMHDLTGSICTIPGAAGAFRRAAIADAGGVSSLTLAEDTDLTIGIGRAGWRMAYVDDAVAWTEAPATLRQLWQQRFRWTYGTMQSVWRHRRAVLQRGTAGRLGRFGLLHVLAFQIVLPVTAPLIDVFFVYGLFFLDPGTTLVLWLSVMLLQSAGAAYAFHLDDEPKSALWLIPMQQLVYRQLMYVVLIQSLGAAVSGILVRWQRMHRIGALRATVRAEAAPAEPVEPRVAPAAEPSPPGRRDRWLDSLRAVALVRVVLYHATGWGWLSLVFPSMGVMFALGGSLMVSSLRRTPAVDVVGHRIRRLLPPLWLFGLVAVGLMLAHGWAQDTGDLALSWPRMVFWVFPILDPPGSLWGADFTVALWYFRAYLWFVLLSPMLLLAFRRRPVVTVLAPLVFVAVDAVLGSPLTDSGPVGEGVLDFVTFGACWMLGFAHREGLLRRIHPAVLAGLFAAAVGLGAWWTAGHPLPDGTVDLSDIPLGQALISAAAILVFLRVSPKLAWLDRTPVLGRLVTLLNARAVTVFLWHNVAIDLSYPVDDWLGWSSQPVRLATAAVLTVVAVLAFGWVEDLAARRPPQLLPGARRKPVVPAVVPAGV; this is translated from the coding sequence GTGTTCGCGGGCATCGCGGTGGCCCTGCTGTCGGTGATGCTCGTCATCGCGGGCCTGGCGAGCTCTCAGGTCAGCAACGACGCCAAGGCGCACGACCCGGTGGGCACCGCGTCGGTGCCCACCGCGGTGATCAACGGTGGCGCGGTGGTCGACGCGACCCGGTCGCCGGTGGCCTCGCGGGCACCGGCCGCCAAGACCATCGCCCTGACCTTCGACGACGGACCCGATCCGACCTGGACGCCCCAGATCCTCTCCATCCTGCGCAAGCACCAGGTGCCCGCGACGTTCTTCGTCGTCGGCTCGATGGCATCGCGCCATCCGGAACTCCTTCGCAGGATCCACGACTCCGGTTCGGAAATCGGGCTGCACACCTTCACCCACCCCGACCTGGTGGACGTCTCCCCGTGGCGGATGGACCGGGAGCTGGACCAGACGGAAATGGTGCTCGTCGGCAGCACCGGCCTGACGACCAACCTCTTCCGCCCGCCGTATTCCTCCGGCGTCTCCGCCGTCGACGATCTCGGCTACCGCACCGTGCAGTCCGCGGCCGCGCGCGGTTACCTCAGCGTCTTCACCGACACCGACAGCGATGACTGGGCCCGGCCGGGGGTCTCGGCGATCGTGCACAACGCCACGCCGCCCTCGGACGCGGGTTCGATCGTACTGATGCACGACGCCGGCGGCGACCGGTCCGAGACGGTCGCGGCACTGGATCAGCTGATCCCGCGGCTGCAGGAGCAGGGCTACCACTTCACCACCGTCACCGCCTCGGTCGGGATGGCCCCGGCCAACCAGCCCGCCACCGCCCGGGACCGGGTGACCGGTGAGGTCCTGCTGGGCGCCATCGGCGTTTCCCTCGCCGTGGTCGCCTGGCTGCAGTGGATCCTGCTGGGCGTCGGCGTGCTGGTGATCGTCCGCCTGCTGCTGATGCTCTTCTACGCGGGCAGGCACGCCCGGCAGCGCCGCCATCCGCGCTGGAGCTGGGGGCCCCCGGTGACCGAACCGGTCTCGGTCGTCGTGCCTGCCTACAACGAGTCGGCCAACATCGAAGTGGCGCTGCGGTCCATCCTGGCCAGTGACCACCCGGTGGAGGTCGTGGTCGTCGACGACGGGTCCACCGACGGCACCGCCGATCTCGTCGAAGCCCTCGAGCTGCCCGGGGTACGGGTCCTCCGCCAGCGCAACCAGGGCAAGGCGGCCGCGCTGAACGCCGGGGTCGCGCAGGCCCGGCACGACCTCATCGTGATGGTCGACGGGGACACCGTGGTCGAGCCCGCCACCATCCGGCGCCTGGTGCAACCCTTCGCCCGGCCTGGGATCGGGGCGGTGTCGGGCAACGTGAAGATCGTCAACCGCGACACCTTCCTGACCAGGCTGCAGCACATCGAGTACGTCATCGGGTTCAGCGTGGACCGCCGCATGCACGACCTGACCGGGTCGATCTGCACGATCCCGGGTGCCGCGGGCGCGTTCCGGCGCGCCGCGATCGCCGATGCCGGCGGCGTGAGCTCGCTGACCCTGGCCGAGGACACCGATCTGACCATCGGGATCGGCCGTGCCGGCTGGCGGATGGCCTATGTGGACGATGCGGTCGCCTGGACCGAGGCCCCGGCGACCCTGCGGCAGCTGTGGCAGCAGCGGTTCCGCTGGACCTACGGCACGATGCAGTCGGTGTGGCGGCACCGCCGGGCGGTCCTCCAGCGGGGCACGGCGGGCCGCCTGGGCCGGTTCGGGCTCCTGCACGTCCTCGCGTTCCAGATCGTGCTGCCGGTGACCGCACCGCTGATCGACGTCTTCTTCGTCTACGGGCTGTTCTTCCTCGATCCCGGCACGACGCTCGTGCTTTGGCTGTCGGTGATGCTGCTGCAGAGCGCGGGCGCCGCGTACGCCTTCCACCTCGACGACGAGCCGAAGAGCGCGCTGTGGCTGATCCCGATGCAGCAGCTGGTTTACCGCCAGCTGATGTACGTGGTCCTCATCCAGTCGCTGGGCGCGGCGGTGTCCGGGATTCTCGTGCGCTGGCAACGGATGCACCGCATCGGTGCCCTGCGGGCCACCGTGCGGGCCGAGGCGGCGCCCGCCGAGCCGGTCGAGCCTCGGGTCGCTCCGGCCGCCGAACCCTCGCCGCCGGGGCGCCGGGACCGCTGGCTCGACAGCCTGCGCGCGGTCGCGCTGGTGCGGGTCGTGCTCTACCACGCCACGGGCTGGGGGTGGCTGAGCCTCGTCTTCCCGTCCATGGGCGTGATGTTCGCGCTCGGCGGCTCCCTCATGGTGAGCTCACTGCGCCGCACCCCCGCGGTGGACGTCGTCGGCCACCGCATCCGCCGGCTGCTGCCCCCGCTGTGGCTCTTCGGCCTGGTCGCGGTCGGGCTGATGCTCGCGCACGGCTGGGCCCAAGACACCGGCGACCTCGCCCTGAGCTGGCCGCGGATGGTGTTCTGGGTGTTCCCGATCCTGGACCCGCCGGGCAGTCTCTGGGGTGCGGACTTCACGGTGGCGCTGTGGTACTTCCGCGCCTACCTGTGGTTCGTGCTGCTCAGCCCGATGCTGCTGCTCGCGTTCCGCCGCCGTCCGGTCGTCACCGTGCTCGCCCCGCTGGTCTTCGTCGCGGTGGACGCCGTGCTGGGCTCCCCGCTGACCGATTCGGGTCCGGTCGGCGAGGGCGTGCTGGACTTCGTCACCTTCGGGGCGTGCTGGATGCTGGGCTTCGCCCACCGGGAAGGGTTGCTTCGCCGGATCCACCCGGCCGTGCTGGCGGGACTGTTCGCCGCCGCGGTCGGACTGGGCGCCTGGTGGACGGCGGGGCACCCGCTGCCGGACGGGACGGTCGATCTCAGCGACATCCCGCTCGGGCAGGCGTTGATCTCCGCCGCCGCGATCCTCGTGTTCCTGCGGGTGTCGCCCAAGCTCGCTTGGCTGGACCGGACGCCGGTGCTCGGCCGGCTGGTGACCCTGCTCAACGCGCGCGCGGTGACGGTCTTCCTGTGGCACAACGTCGCCATCGACCTGTCCTATCCCGTCGACGACTGGCTCGGGTGGTCGTCCCAGCCGGTTCGGCTGGCGACAGCGGCGGTCCTCACGGTCGTGGCCGTGCTCGCCTTCGGCTGGGTCGAGGACCTGGCGGCCCGCCGTCCCCCGCAGCTGCTTCCCGGTGCCCGCCGGAAGCCGGTCGTTCCCGCGGTCGTTCCGGCGGGCGTCTGA
- a CDS encoding acyl-CoA desaturase: MVVSPESVGVRAKSRDDFSELVRLVRGEGLLDRRRGYYAVKIGLTLLALAGGCVVFAALGDSWWQLATAVFFAVVFAQIAFLGHDAGHNQIFRTGHANDRAGYAFGGLIGMSYGWWMGKHRRHHANPNHEGDDPDIDIPLLAFTRGQSAEKSGFVRWTSKHQAALFFPLLLLEGLSLHWAGIQAVWRGEVKARRLEAVLLIAHVGVYLGAVFVVLSPPVAVAFIAVHQGLWGVYLGCSFAPGHKGMPTFTDKTQLDFMRKQVLTSRNVRGGPWVDFTLGGLNYQIEHHLFPSMPRANLRRAQPLVRAFCAEHGIDYAQCGLLKTYHYVLQHLHDASAPLRAKSAPAR; this comes from the coding sequence ATGGTGGTATCTCCGGAGAGCGTCGGGGTTCGCGCGAAGTCGCGTGACGATTTCAGTGAACTTGTTCGCCTCGTGCGGGGTGAAGGCTTGCTTGACCGTCGTCGCGGCTATTACGCGGTGAAGATCGGTCTCACGCTGCTCGCGCTGGCCGGCGGGTGCGTGGTGTTCGCGGCGCTGGGCGATTCGTGGTGGCAGCTGGCCACCGCGGTGTTCTTCGCGGTGGTGTTCGCCCAGATCGCGTTCCTCGGCCACGACGCCGGGCACAACCAGATCTTCCGCACCGGGCACGCCAACGACCGCGCCGGCTACGCCTTCGGCGGTCTCATCGGGATGAGCTACGGCTGGTGGATGGGCAAGCACCGCCGCCATCACGCCAATCCCAACCACGAAGGCGACGATCCCGACATCGACATCCCGCTGCTCGCCTTCACCCGCGGGCAGTCGGCCGAGAAGAGCGGGTTCGTGCGCTGGACTTCGAAGCACCAGGCGGCACTGTTCTTCCCGTTGCTGTTGCTGGAAGGGCTGAGCCTGCACTGGGCAGGTATCCAAGCGGTGTGGCGCGGCGAGGTCAAAGCACGTCGGCTCGAGGCGGTGCTGCTGATCGCCCACGTCGGTGTCTACCTCGGTGCGGTGTTCGTGGTGTTGTCCCCGCCGGTGGCGGTCGCGTTCATCGCGGTGCACCAGGGGCTGTGGGGCGTCTACCTGGGCTGCTCGTTCGCGCCGGGCCACAAGGGCATGCCCACCTTCACCGACAAGACGCAGCTGGACTTCATGCGCAAGCAGGTGCTCACGAGCCGCAACGTCCGCGGCGGTCCGTGGGTCGACTTCACGCTCGGCGGGTTGAACTACCAGATCGAGCACCACCTGTTCCCGAGCATGCCGCGCGCCAACCTGCGCCGCGCGCAGCCCCTCGTGCGCGCGTTCTGCGCCGAACACGGGATCGACTACGCCCAGTGCGGCCTGCTGAAGACCTACCACTACGTCCTGCAACACCTGCACGACGCGAGCGCGCCACTCCGCGCGAAGAGCGCACCCGCCCGGTAG